A DNA window from Aspergillus nidulans FGSC A4 chromosome I contains the following coding sequences:
- a CDS encoding phosphatidylinositol phosphate kinase family protein (transcript_id=CADANIAT00006617), which translates to MANRQKAIARAIQRAVLRSGAPRISLIQRILSFFRIFYLTLIRYEQELFYNLRARVWRLSEEEYLSCFKNDGKSPALIPMGDLGFSGSTFFRTSNSAFLVKSVPRHFEHSFFRNDLLKPYYDYMQTYPESLLVWITDYIYAPYSSIGSILRTSPAHHVIMENLLYGKEDDGNADKWETYDLKPIDYFYPERDLVPEQLVSEDIISRLADKFEDKVRLSREDYDAVKRTLDKDTAFLASANIVDYSLFLVRFPASSNPGRIGRKTQWRVGVSSADGKWKYRSVILDFFWAKHTLHAQAMTGAVQAFNIIGRQGPMSITTTAEEYREKFLTMVDEMMEVYAPQD; encoded by the exons CCAAcgcatcctctccttcttccgcaTCTTCTACCTAACTTTAATCCGCTACGAGCAGGAACTGTTCTACAATCTGCGCGCAAGAGTATGGAGACtatctgaagaagaatacTTATCCTGCTTCAAGAATGATGGGAAATCACCAGCCTTGATCCCGATGGGCGATCTGGGCTTTTCAGGCTCC ACATTCTTCCGCACTTCTAACTCGGCATTTCTGGTAAAAAGCGTACCGCGGCACTTTGAGCACTCATTTTTCCGCAACGATCTCTTGAAGCCATACTACGACTACATGCAAACATACCCAGAGTCCCTCCTCGTTTGGATAACAGATTACATCTATGCCCCATATAGCTCGATTGGGAGCATTCTCCGGACGTCACCCGCGCACCATGTAATAATGGAAAACCTACTCTAcgggaaagaagacgacggcAACGCGGACAAATGGGAAACGTACGACCTCAAACCAATTGACTACTTCTATCCCGAGCGCGACCTAGTCCCCGAGCAGCTTGTCAGCGAAGATATTATTTCACGTTTAGCAGACAAGTTTGAGGATAAGGTTCGATTATCACGAGAGGATTACGACGCCGTGAAGCGGACGTTGGATAAGGATACGGCTTTCCTTGCGTCGGCGAACATTGTCGACTATTCTCTGTTCTTGGTGCGCTTTCCCGCTTCATCTAATCCTGGGCGGATTGGGAGGAAGACACAGTGGCGTGTAGGGGTGTCTTCTGCGGATGGGAAGTGGAAGTACCGGAGTGTGATCTTAGACTTCTTTTGGGCCAAGCATACGCTGCATGCACAGGCAATGACAGGTGCGGTGCAGGCGTTTAATATAATCGGCCGGCAGGGTCCAATGAGCATTACAACCACGGCAGAGGAATATCGCGAAAAATTCTTGACCATGGtggatgagatgatggaggtaTATGCGCCGCAAGATTAA
- a CDS encoding cytochrome-b5 reductase cbr1 (transcript_id=CADANIAT00006618), which yields MSALSLENITGVYAPSALLVVGTFILKKEWVPFAVALAAGFVAWKLSVGGSSKPRKVLNPNEFQNFVLKEKNDISHNVTIYRFALPRPTDILGLPIGQHISLAATIEGQPKEVVRSYTPISSDNEAGYFDLLVKAYPQGNISKYLTTLKVGDTMKVRGPKGAMVYTPNMCRHIGMIAGGTGITPMLQIIKAIIRNRPRNGGNDTTQVDLIFANVNPDDILLKDELEKLAAEDDGFRIYYVLNNPPEGWTGGVGFVTPDMIKERLPAPASDIKILLCGPPPMVSAMKKATESLGYTKARPVSKLEDQVFCF from the exons ATGAG TGCTCTATCGCTCGAGAACATCACTGGGGTCTACGCTCCCTCCGCTCTTCTGGTCGTCGGAACGTTCATTTTGAAGAAGGAATGGGTTCCTTTTGCCGTGGCCCTAGCTGCAGGTTTCGTTGCATGGAAGCTGTCTGTCGGCGGTAGCAGCA AGCCCAGGAAAGTCCTCAACCCCAACGAGTTCCAGAACTTCGttctgaaggaaaagaacgacATCTCCCACAACGTGACCATTTACCGCTTCGCTCTGCCCCGTCCCACCGATATTCTCGGTCTCCCCATCGGTCAGCACATCTCTCTTGCCGCCACTATCGAGGGCCAGCCCAAAGAGGTTGTGCGCTCCTACACCCCCATCTCGTCCGACAATGAGGCCGGTTACTTCGACCTCCTCGTCAAGGCTTACCCCCAGGGTAACATCTCTAAGTACCTTACCACCCTGAAGGTTGGCGATACCATGAAGGTTCGCGGCCCCAAGGGCGCCATGGTCTACACCCCCAACATGTGCCGCCACATTGGTATGATTGCTGGCGGTACTGGTATCACCCCGATGCTCCAGATAATCAAGGCCATTATTCGCAACCGCCCGCGCAACGGTGGCAACGACACCACGCAGGTGGACCTTATCTTCGCCAACGTCAACCCCGATGATATCCTTCTCAAGGacgagcttgagaagcttgctgctgaggatgatggaTTCCGCATCTACTACGTTCTCAACAACCCGCCTGAGGGATGGACTGGTGGTGTTGGCTTCGTGACTCCTGACATGATTAAG GAACGTCTCCCTGCTCCCGCCAGCGACATCAAGATCCTCCTCTGTGGTCCTCCTCCTATGGTCAGCGCCATGAAGAAGGCCACCGAATCTCTCGGCTACACCAAGGCCCGTCCCGTCAGCAAGCTGGAGGACCAGGTCTTCTGCTTTTAA
- a CDS encoding GIG1 family protein (transcript_id=CADANIAT00006619), protein MTVPVEEEPAFNLTDVDRAVLAQTDEEFAYHGWEELKDIIARGDLGILKRKPSDLVRYLAWSKETKAKYGTIINYICQRRLGWQLPTEGPSFNNPIPFADPADYKILRNDWPYGLAKGIAHLVVWSRTPIPVQDADGVITAESHALIENFVQRMFVDRLAKEDGVKDPQDRVLWFKNYTALQSVRGLEHVHILLRDVPDRLIYEWTGE, encoded by the exons ATGACCGTGCCAGTGGAGGAAGAGCCCGCCTTCAATCTCACAGACGTAGATCGGGCCGTCCTCGCTCAAACAGACGAGGAATTCGCATACCATGGCTGGGAGGAGCTCAAAGATATCATTG CACGAGGCGATCTCGGTATCCTCAAGCGGAAACCCTCCGATCTGGTCCGATATCTGGCCTGGTCCAAAGAAACCAAGGCCAAATATGGCACAATCATCAACTATATCTGCCAGCGGCGGCTAGGGTGGCAGTTGCCGACGGAAGGGCCCAGCTTCAACAACCCGATCCCCTTTGCCGACCCCGCAGACTACAAGATTCTCCGCAACGACTGGCCCTACGGGCTAGCTAAGGGGATCGCGCATTTGGTCGTGTGGTCGCGGACGCCGATCCCCGTGCAAGATGCAGACGGGGTCATTACGGCGGAGAGCCATGCGCTGATTGAGAATTTCGTGCAGCGAATGTTTGTAGACAGGCTGGCAAAGGAGGATGGAGTAAAAGATCCGCAAGATCGGGTTCTGTGGTTTAAGAATTACACCGCCTTGCAGAGCGTGAGGGGATTGGAGCAtgttcatattcttcttaGAGATGTTCCTGATCGGTTGATATATGAGTGGACGGGTGAATGA
- a CDS encoding cohesin subunit SMC3 (transcript_id=CADANIAT00006620), giving the protein MYVKQIIIQGFKSYKDQTVIEPFSPKHNVIVGRNGSGKSNFFAAIRFVLSDAYTHLGREERQALLHEGSGSAVMSAYVEIIFDNSDERFPTGKPELVLRRTIGLKKDEYTLDRKNATKNDVMNLLESAGFSRSNPYYIVPQGRVTALTNMKDSERLNLLKEVAGTQVYEARRAESLKIMHETNSKREKIDELLDFINERLAELEEEKDELRNFQEKDKERRCLEYTIYSREQQEIASFLDSLEEQRQTGVEDTDINRDRFIQGEKEMAQVDAEIAECKQQIEFLKVDKAQLEDERREASKALAQVELQAKSLSDNQAAAQESKARHDESLKAVQSAIEERQTELKELVPRFISAKDAEDAARAKLTEAETARQRLYAKQGRNSRFKNKSERDKWLQAEIKNNNASISSVQSVLSQTQEDINDIENDIALLEPETERLRQQIDGRGDTIQSVEQQVQAAKDERDRLMDQRKYVDWPRTSCATLTIHRELWREEAKLDSILINASNEVDRAERNLSQMMDHNTSRGIAAVRRIKRQHNLEGVYGTLAELFEVNDRYRTAVEVTAGQSLFHYVVDTDDTATKVLEILQHEKAGRVTFMPLNRLRTKPLNMPKASDTIPMIEKLQYDRAYEKAFQHVFGKTIICPNLQVASQYARSHGVNATTPEGDRSDKRGALTGGFHDSRQSRLDAVKNLAKWRDEYETKKSRGSEIRKELEELDQLITRAVGELQKLEQQRHQVQNSSGPLRQELRSKRDLLQKQNDNLDAKRRALRNIEGNLAALKDQVDAFEAELSSPFHKALTDEEEARLESLNSNVQEYRREYQELSGKRSELETRKSVLEVELRENLNPRLDQLLAQDADIADEDGQGNIKETQREQKRLTKVLDKLAQRLAQVDESMEQANSRVTELTQRNAESRRELEELAKSIEKHQRRMEKSMQKKAALTKQAAECAANIRDLGVLPDEAFTKYKNTDSNTVVKKLHKVNEALKKYAHVNKKAFEQYNNFTKQRETLTSRREELDASQKSIDDLISVLDHRKDEAIERTFKQVSREFATIFEKLVPAGRGRLIIQRKTDRTQRAEDDLESEDEEAKHSVENYVGVGISVSFNSKHDDQQRIQQLSGGQKSLCALALVFAIQACDPAPFYLFDEIDANLDAQYRTAVAQMLKTISDSTNGQFICTTFRPEMLHVAEKCYGVSFRQKASTIDVVSREEALKFVEEQKS; this is encoded by the exons ATGTATGTCAAGCAGATTATCATTCAGGGCTTCAAGAG CTACAAGGATCAAACGGTCATTGAACCCTTCTCGCCCAAACATAATGTCATTGTCGGCCGCAATGGTTCCGGGAAGAGTAACTTTTTCGCCGCCATCCGTTTCGTACTCAGCGATGCCTACACTCACCTAGGCAGAGAGGAGCGACAGGCTCTTTTACAC GAAGGTTCCGGCTCAGCGGTCATGTCGGCGTATGTTGAGATTATTTTTGATAACTCCGACGAGCGATTCCCTACCGGAAAGCCCGAGCTCGTCCTCCGCCGAACAATTGGTCTTAAGAAAGATGAATACACTCTTGATAGGAAGAATGCGACGAAAAACGACGTAATGAACCTACTTGAGTCGGCCGGTTTCTCGCGATCCAACCCGTACTATATCGTGCCGCAGGGTCGAGTCACGGCTCTTACAAATATGAAGGATTCTGAGCGGCTAAATCTTCTAAAGGAAGTTGCAGGGACCCAAGTTTACGAGGCACGACGTGCGGAGTCTCTAAAAATCATGCACGAGACGAACAGCAAACGGGAGAAAATTGATGAGCTATTAGATTTCATTAACGAACGGCTggcagagcttgaagaggagaaggacgAATTGCGGAATTTCCAAGAGAAGGATAAAGAGCGAAGGTGCTTGGAATACACAATCTACTCTCGCGAGCAGCAAGAAATTGCTAGCTTTTTAGACAGCCTCGAAGAACAGAGACAAACTGGTGTCGAGGATACTGACATTAATCGCGACCGTTTCATTcaaggagagaaggaaatggcCCAGGTCGATGCAGAGATCGCCGAGTGCAAACAGCAGATTGAATTTCTCAAGGTTGATAAAGCACAGCTGGAAGACGAACGACGCGAGGCGTCTAAGGCACTTGCTCAAGTAGAACTACAAGCTAAGTCGCTGTCGGATAATCAGGCTGCTGCCCAAGAGTCAAAAGCACGCCATGACGAAAGCTTGAAAGCTGTCCAATCGGCAATTGAAGAGCGCCAGACAGAACTCAAAGAGCTCGTTCCCCGTTTCATTTCGGCCAAAGATGCAGAGGACGCTGCCAGAGCTAAACTTACGGAAGCTGAAACAGCCCGCCAAAGGCTGTATGCTAAGCAGGGCCGAAATTCACGCTTCAAGAACAAGTCTGAGCGGGATAAGTGGCTACAGGCGGAGATAAAGAATAACAACGCTTCTATTTCGAGCGTGCAGTCCGTGTTGTCGCAGACACAGGAAGATATCAATGATATCGAGAATGATATTGCTCTCTTGGAGCCGGAAACGGAACGCCTGCGCCAGCAGATCGATGGGAGGGGCGATACTATTCAAAGCGTGGAACAACAGGTACAAGCGGCCAAGGATGAAAGAGACAGACTCATGGACCAGAGGAAGTATGTTGATTGGCCTAGAACCTCATGTGCAACGCTGACTATCCATAGGGAACTTTggcgagaagaagcaaaACTTGACTCGATTCTGATTAATGCCTCAAACGAAGTTGATCGTGCAGAGCGCAATTTGTCTCAGATGATGGATCACAACACCAGCCGTGGTATTGCTGCTGTACGGAGGATTAAACGGCAGCACAATTTGGAAGGTGTTTACGGTACACTTGCAGAGCTATTTGAGGTGAATGACAGATACCGCACTGCTGTTGAGGTTACAGCAGGCCAGAGTTTGTTTCACTACGTTGTTGACACAGACGATACTGCTACCAAAGTCCTCGAGATCCTTCAGCATGAAAAGGCAGGAAGAGTTACGTTTATGCCTCTTAACCGGCTCAGAACCAAGCCGCTCAATATGCCAAAAGCCAGCGACACGATCCCGATGATTGAGAAGCTACAATATGACCGTGCATATGAAAAGGCTTTTCAACATGTATTCGGCAAAACAATCATCTGTCCCAATCTTCAGGTTGCTTCGCAGTATGCTCGAAGCCACGGAGTTAATGCCACCACCCCAGAGGGGGATCGCTCTGACAAGAGAGGTGCTCTTACCGGAGGTTTCCACGACTCACGGCAATCTCGTCTCGACGCGGTGAAGAACCTCGCCAAGTGGAGAGACGAGTATGAAACTAAGAAGAGCCGCGGAAGTGAAATCCgcaaagagctcgaggagctagATCAGCTCATTACCAGGGCTGTCGGCGAATTACAGAAACTGGAACAGCAAAGGCACCAGGTACAAAACAGCAGCGGGCCGTTACGCCAAGAATTGAGAAGCAAGCGCGACCTTCTACAGAAGCAAAATGATAATCTGGACGCCAAACGGAGAGCTCTTCGGAACATTGAAGGCAACCTTGCTGCTCTAAAGGATCAAGTCGACGCATTCGAAGCTGAACTCTCGTCGCCCTTCCACAAGGCTCTtaccgacgaagaagaggcccGCCTTGAGTCTTTGAACTCTAATGTTCAAGAATACCGTCGAGAATATCAAGAGCTTTCCGGAAAACGAAGTGAGCTAGAGACTCGAAAGTCAGTGCTGGAGGTCGAGCTGCGGGAGAACTTGAACCCTCGCCTAGACCAGCTCCTGGCTCAAGACGCAGATATagctgatgaagatggccaAGGGAACATCAAGGAAACACAGCGCGAGCAGAAGCGCCTGACGAAGGTTTTGGACAAGCTTGCTCAAAGGCTTGCACAGGTAGACGAGTCTATGGAACAAGCAAACTCACGCGTAACGGAACTTACCCAACGCAATGCGGAGTCCCGAcgggagttggaggagcttGCTAAGTCCATCGAGAAGCATCAACGTCGAATGGAGAAGAGtatgcagaagaaggcagccTTGACGAAGCAGGCGGCTGAATGTGCTGCCAATATCCGTGACCTTGGGGTCTTGCCGGATGAAGCATTCACCAAGTACAAGAATACAGACTCTAACACGGTTGTTAAGAAGCTGCATAAGGTGAATGAGGCACTCAAGAAATATGCCCATGTCAACAAGAAAGCGTTTGAGCAGTACAACAACTTCACCAAGCAGCGAGAGACACTTACCAGTCGAAGGGAGGAACTTGACGCTTCGCAAAAGTCTATCGATGACTTGATCTCTGTGCTGGATCACCGAAAGGATGAAGCGATTGAGAGAACATTCAAGCAGGTGTCTCGTGAATTCGCTACTATCTTTGAGAAACTTGTTCCTGCCGGCCGAGGGCGTTTGATCATCCAACGTAAAACAGATCGTACCCAGCGGGCGGAGGACGATCTTGAGtcagaggatgaggaagcgAAGCATAGCGTGGAGAACTATGTCGGAGTTGGAATCAGCGTCAGTTTCAACAGCAAGCATGACGACCAGCAGCGCATCCAACAGCTTAGTGGAGGGCAGAAGA GTCTCTGTGCGCTTGCCTTGGTCTTCGCTATCCAGGCTTGTGACCCAGCTCCATTCTATCTTTTCGACGAAATCGACGCGAATCTGGACGCCCAGTACAGAACTGCTGTTGCACAGATGCTGAAAACCATTTCCGACTCCACAAACGGACAGTTTATTTGCACGACCTTCCGACCAGAGATGCTGCATGTCGCCGAGAAGTGCTACGGAGTTAGCTTCCGACAAAAGGCTAGTACAATCGACGTCGTGTCAAGGGAAGAGGCACTCAAATTtgtcgaggagcagaagtCATaa
- a CDS encoding protein kinase RIO1 (transcript_id=CADANIAT00006621), whose amino-acid sequence MSSDSTTQAASPAEGLNPSHTYVPNKGYANEDGAVPAMAGQDLTPEDEDYEGDEYYDDIFEEELDEGDFNSSNPADLTKAYNRQRRVNELAADPNAPKWTYPKTNTQKPTVNTYASVDDEIKSLTRHAAKIKLDNVQSGLAVRGGSGTDRADRATSEQVLDPRTRMILLQMINRNIVSEIHGCLSTGKEANVYHAMLQPEDDFDAAPIHRAIKVYKTSILVFKDRDKYVTGEFRFRSGYNKSNNRAMVKLWAEKEMRNLRRIYAAGIPCPEPINLRLHVLVMGFVGNSKGIAAPRLKDVDFNISDPESKWRELYIDMLGYMRVMYQTCHLVHADLSEYNTLYHNDKLYVIDVSQSVEHDHPRSLEFLRMDIKNVSDFFRRKGVPTISERVIFEFIISAEGPATVTDELRDAVEKLFSLEPEAADEVDTAVFRQQYIPQTLDQVYDYERDAEKVNAGEGDDLVYRDLLAREKPSAPPDDEAETGSEVSGGVSIAESGSEDEEERDPFEKKPPRGKRFEDKESKKEHKNKVKEEKREKRANKMPKHLKKRLVSSSSRKRK is encoded by the coding sequence ATGTCCTCAGATTCGACTACTCAGGCCGCTTCCCCAGCCGAAGGCTTAAACCCATCTCACACATACGTCCCCAACAAGGGCTATGCCAACGAAGACGGCGCCGTCCCCGCTATGGCGGGGCAAGACCTAACacctgaagacgaagattACGAAGGCGATGAATACTATGATGATATCTTCGAGGAGGAGCTAGATGAAGGAGACTTCAACTCTTCAAACCCTGCAGACCTCACAAAAGCCTACAATCGTCAAAGGAGAGTCAACGAGCTCGCGGCCGATCCGAACGCCCCAAAGTGGACATATCCCAAAACGAACACACAAAAGCCTACCGTCAACACGTATGCATCCGTCGATGATGAGATAAAATCTCTGACTCGACATGCCGCTAAAATCAAGCTTGACAATGTGCAGTCCGGGCTGGCAGTACGCGGTGGCAGCGGCACCGATAGGGCGGATAGAGCCACCTCCGAGCAGGTGCTGGATCCCCGGACGCGCATGATTCTTCTGCAAATGATTAACCGCAACATTGTTTCTGAAATTCATGGATGTCTGTCAACCGGAAAAGAGGCCAATGTATACCACGCCATGCTACAGCCCGAGGACGATTTCGACGCAGCGCCAATCCACCGTGCTATCAAAGTCTACAAGACGAGCATTCTGGTTTTCAAGGACAGAGACAAGTACGTTACTGGAGAGTTCAGATTCCGTTCAGGGTACAACAAGAGCAACAACCGAGCGATGGTCAAGCTGTGGGCCGAGAAGGAAATGCGCAACCTGCGGAGGATATACGCCGCTGGCATTCCTTGCCCTGAGCCCATCAACCTGCGACTCCATGTTCTAGTTATGGGCTTCGTCGGAAACTCTAAGGGCATTGCTGCCCCACGCTTGAAAGATGTTGACTTCAATATTTCCGACCCGGAAAGCAAATGGCGTGAGCTCTATATCGACATGCTAGGGTATATGCGTGTGATGTACCAGACTTGTCACTTGGTCCATGCTGACCTTAGCGAGTACAATACTCTCTACCATAACGATAAATTATACGTTATCGATGTCAGTCAAAGTGTGGAGCACGATCACCCGCGCAGTCTCGAATTCCTGCGTATGGATATAAAGAACGTCAGCGATTTTTTCCGCCGGAAAGGCGTCCCAACCATCTCCGAGCGGGTTATTTTCGAGTTCATCATTTCTGCCGAAGGCCCGGCCACTGTGACGGATGAACTGCGTGATGCTGTAGAGAAGCTTTTCTCACTCGAACCCGAGGCTGCTGACGAGGTCGATACTGCTGTCTTCCGTCAACAGTACATTCCCCAGACACTAGATCAAGTCTACGACTATGAGCGTGATGCGGAAAAGGTAAACGCTGGTGAAGGTGATGATCTTGTGTATCGGGATCTTCTAGCTCGGGAGAAACCCTCAGCTCCCCCGGacgacgaggccgagaccgGCTCCGAAGTTAGCGGCGGCGTCTCTATTGCAGAGTCTGgctctgaagatgaggaagaacgGGATCCTTTCGAGAAGAAACCTCCGCGAGGAAAGCGTTTCGAGGACAAAGAGTCTAAAAAGGAGCATAAGAACAAGGtaaaagaggagaagcgcgagaAGCGGGCCAACAAGATGCCGAAGCACCTGAAGAAGCGTCTCGTCTCGTCGTCCTCTAGGAAGCGCAAGTGA
- a CDS encoding putative arsenate reductase (Arc2) (transcript_id=CADANIAT00006622), translating into MSEEQPWHAAFPSPQTTDPASLPRPMLLQWLQPGSNRTPGADFLLVDLRRTDFEGGTIKGSLNLPAQSLYPTLPTLFNLVRSAGVKDVIFYCGSSQGRGTRAAGWFADYLRQQGVEESETKSWKLEGGIKGWVRDGEKYTALMEGYDGAVWEK; encoded by the exons ATGTCGGAAGAGCAGCCCTGGCACGCCGCGTTCCCCAGCCCCCAGACCACAGACCCGGCATCCCTCCCACGCCCAATGCTGCTACAATGGCTCCAGCCCGGCAGCAACAGGACACCCGGCGCAGACTTCCTGCTCGTCGACCTCCGCAGGACTGACTTCGAAGGTGGAACAATCAAGGGCTCGCTCAATCTGCCTGCGCAGAGTCTGTATCCGACTCTGCCGACGTTGTTTAACCTCGTGAGGAGTGCGGGGGTGAAAGACGTAATCTTCTATTGTG GGTCTTCTCAAGGTCGCGGAACACGCGCGGCTGGGTGGTTTGCGGATTACCTGCGGCAGCAGGGCGTTGAGGAGAGTGAGACCAAGAGTTGGAAGTTGGAGGGCGGGATCAAAGGGTGGGTTAGGGATGGGGAGAAGTATACGGCATTGATGGAGGGATATGATGGAGCTGTGTGGGAGAAATAA
- a CDS encoding uncharacterized protein (transcript_id=CADANIAT00006623), giving the protein MTGLRNYNVVINHTTYVINLLSMEEKYNHALSKALATVDPERATLTDRTSNFDLIVSPANSYGRLDGGFDDAISRAFCRPPEHSYDTLTKAAQATLYAKWRGFAPPGTCTIVPFPQELLKADGSGDNKWGCKWVAICPTMRTPDDVRWDREVVYECVWSLLCAVEGWNRDLDENQTGEQRIRSILVTPMATGCGKVSPERWAAQFVLAIKHFVDAVENPERWRNLGWKEIYDDMLEVQRTWKVDGNSKS; this is encoded by the exons ATGACGGGGCTGAGGAAT TATAATGTTGTGATCAATCATACCACATATG TAATCAACCTCCTTTCTATGGAGGAAAAGTACAACCACGCCTTGAGCAAAGCACTCGCGACCGTCGACCCTGAAAGAGCCACACTCACCGATCGT ACGTCGAATTTTGACCTAATTGTCTCTCCTGCGAACTCTTACGGCCGACTTGACGGTGGCTTTGACGATGCCATATCACGGGCATTCTGCCGCCCTCCAGAACACTCGTACGACACACTCACCAAGGCCGCGCAGGCTACTTTATATGCCAAATGGCGGGGATTTGCGCCTCCCGGCACGTGCACAATTGTTCCGTTTCCACAAGAGCTCCTCAAGGCCGACGGCTCCGGCGACAACAAATGGGGGTGTAAGTGGGTTGCAATTTGTCCGACAATGAGGACGCCAGATGATGTGCGCTGGGATAGGGAGGTTGTGTACGAGTGCGTATGGAGCTTACTTTGTGCTGTTGAGGGCTGGAATCGAGACCTGGACGAAAATCAAACTGGCGAGCAGCGGATTCGAAGCATCCTCGTTACGCCTATGGCAACTGGGTGTGGGAAGGTGAGCCCCGAACGCTGGGCGGCGCAGTTCGTGCTTGCCATTAAGCACTTTGTGGATGCAGTCGAGAACCCAGAAAGATGGAGGAATTTGGGCTGGAAGGAGATTTATGACGATATGTTGGAAGTACAGCGGACCTGGAAGGTAGATGGTAACAGCAAATCTTAG